From Xenopus tropicalis strain Nigerian chromosome 3, UCB_Xtro_10.0, whole genome shotgun sequence, the proteins below share one genomic window:
- the tgfbr3l gene encoding transforming growth factor-beta receptor type 3-like protein isoform X2: MHLLFYMGLCTGLVAAPPPWVSIEVPQALQLSETPHLAKSSVMCHHDKMAAIPQGAESPCKSHPGLEHSLRASVAKMQVRGPAVHCEREGVCSVSMGNRVQAEVSLASAPPYLGLFLSLCALSPSSDPFNHSQLPLLANGCPVKPDVSISLAPPTPCSTPMKNFSFRLGSFYNNSIQFLHCHVAICVQDPFLCRGINSDGGPNIPKCPTPDGMCSSFSPPLLKMKAHYVRTVTQPLIVTIPVASNSLLQPRAGQKKAPPPPHAAPAPSVIRGASQGLQASCI; the protein is encoded by the exons CACCTCCTCCTTGGGTCAGTATTGAAGTCCCCCAGGCTCTGCAGCTTTCAGAGACTCCTCATCTTGCCAAATCCTCTGTCATGTGTCACCATGACAAGATGGCTGCCATCCCACAGGGAGCTGAG TCTCCTTGCAAGTCTCACCCTGGGTTGGAACACTCCCTTAGAGCCAGCGTTGCCAAGATGCAGGTCCGTGGCCCTGCCGTGCACTGTGAGCGTGAAGGGGTGTGCAGCGTGAGCATGGGAAACAGAGTCCAGGCTGAG GTCTCCCTCGCATCAGCGCCTCCATATCTTGGCCTATTTCTCTCCTTGTGCGCCCTCTCTCCATCTTCTGATCCTTTTAACCACTCCCAACTTCCGCTACTTGCAAATGGTTGTCCTGTAAAGCCAGATGTTTCTATCTCCCTGGCTCCACCCACACCATGCTCCACACCCATGAAGAACTTCAGTTTTAGGCTTGGGTCCTTCTACAACAATTCCATACAGTTCTTGCATTGTCATGTGGCGATTTGTGTGCAGGACCCTTTCCTGTGTCGAGGCATAAATAGCGATGGAGGCCCAAATATACCAAAG TGCCCCACCCCAGATGGAATGTGCTCCAGCTTCTCGCCTCCATTGCTGAAGATGAAGGCCCATTATGTTCGTACTGTTACACAGCCGCTGATTGTTACTATTCCTGTAGCGTCTAATTCTCTTCTGCAACCCAGGGCAG GCCAGAAGAAAGCACCTCCCCCTCCTCATGCAG CTCCTGCACCTTCAGTGATACGTGGAGCCTCCCAAGGACTTCAGGCATCATGTATTTAA
- the tgfbr3l gene encoding transforming growth factor-beta receptor type 3-like protein isoform X1 encodes MHLLFYMGLCTGLVAAPPPWVSIEVPQALQLSETPHLAKSSVMCHHDKMAAIPQGAESPCKSHPGLEHSLRASVAKMQVRGPAVHCEREGVCSVSMGNRVQAEVSLASAPPYLGLFLSLCALSPSSDPFNHSQLPLLANGCPVKPDVSISLAPPTPCSTPMKNFSFRLGSFYNNSIQFLHCHVAICVQDPFLCRGINSDGGPNIPKCPTPDGMCSSFSPPLLKMKAHYVRTVTQPLIVTIPVASNSLLQPRAGQKKAPPPPHAEPGEQGVSMAVVVGITLCSFVIGVMLTAGLWFIHSKTAPAPSVIRGASQGLQASCI; translated from the exons CACCTCCTCCTTGGGTCAGTATTGAAGTCCCCCAGGCTCTGCAGCTTTCAGAGACTCCTCATCTTGCCAAATCCTCTGTCATGTGTCACCATGACAAGATGGCTGCCATCCCACAGGGAGCTGAG TCTCCTTGCAAGTCTCACCCTGGGTTGGAACACTCCCTTAGAGCCAGCGTTGCCAAGATGCAGGTCCGTGGCCCTGCCGTGCACTGTGAGCGTGAAGGGGTGTGCAGCGTGAGCATGGGAAACAGAGTCCAGGCTGAG GTCTCCCTCGCATCAGCGCCTCCATATCTTGGCCTATTTCTCTCCTTGTGCGCCCTCTCTCCATCTTCTGATCCTTTTAACCACTCCCAACTTCCGCTACTTGCAAATGGTTGTCCTGTAAAGCCAGATGTTTCTATCTCCCTGGCTCCACCCACACCATGCTCCACACCCATGAAGAACTTCAGTTTTAGGCTTGGGTCCTTCTACAACAATTCCATACAGTTCTTGCATTGTCATGTGGCGATTTGTGTGCAGGACCCTTTCCTGTGTCGAGGCATAAATAGCGATGGAGGCCCAAATATACCAAAG TGCCCCACCCCAGATGGAATGTGCTCCAGCTTCTCGCCTCCATTGCTGAAGATGAAGGCCCATTATGTTCGTACTGTTACACAGCCGCTGATTGTTACTATTCCTGTAGCGTCTAATTCTCTTCTGCAACCCAGGGCAG GCCAGAAGAAAGCACCTCCCCCTCCTCATGCAG AGCCAGGGGAGCAAGGTGTTAGCATGGCGGTGGTTGTTGGAATTACACTCTGTTCTTTCGTCATTGGTGTGATGCTGACTGCTGGGCTCTGGTTTATTCATAGCAAGACAG CTCCTGCACCTTCAGTGATACGTGGAGCCTCCCAAGGACTTCAGGCATCATGTATTTAA